Part of the Halalkalibacter krulwichiae genome is shown below.
TGAGCGAGCTTGTCATGCAAAGGTTGTGAGATATCGATCCATGATTGGTTGTTTCGTTGTTTGTTCATCGTTACGCCACCACTTCACGTTCATTTTTAAATTTCTTATAGCGTTCTTCTTTCATGATTGTCTTTAACATTTGAACACATTCCCACACTTCCTCAAACGTATTATAAAGGGCAACAGGAGCGAGACGAATGCCATTTGGCGTACGGTAGTCTGGGATAATCTTTTCTTCCTTTAACGCTTTGCAAATTCTTGCTGCTTCAGGGTGCTCAAGATAAACATGACCTCCTCGTCGATGATCTTCTTTAGGATTTTGAATGGCAAATCCGTAATCCGTAAGTTCATGCTCAATCAGATCCATCAAATATTGAGTAAGCTTCAATGATTTCACCCTTATTTTTTCCATTCCCACTTCCTCAAAGATGGAAAGAGAACCGATGAGAGGAGCGAGGCTTAACACATGCGGTGTTCCAACTTGGAAAGCGCCCGCGTCTTCAGCCGGTGTAAGTGTATGATCCATATCAAATTGTTTATCTTTACGTGAGCTAAACCAACCAGCGAGCCCAGGGTGTTTGCCGAAGTGTTTTTTATTAACAAATAACCCTCCAACGCCACCAGGACCGCCATTTAAATGCTTGTAGTTGCACCAAAAGGCAAAGTCAACATCCCAGTCACTCAAGTGATGAGGGATCGAGCCAACAGAATGACATAAATCAAAACCAATCAAAATGTTGCGCTTATGAGCTTCAGCTGTTAGTCGCTTCATATCAAGAATTTGACCACTTCGGTACAGCACACTCGGTAAGACAATTAGTGCAATATCTTCCTTCATTTCATTAATAATGTCTTCTTCAGCCAAAGTATGCCCGTCAGAACTACGAACTTCAACTAAGTGTTCACTAGGATCATAGCCTTTTAAAGTTAGCTGGCTCTTTAAAGCGTAAATGTCACTTGGAAAGTTAAGTTCATCGGCTAAAATTTTCGTTTTCTTGCTGTCAGGTTGATAAAATGTACTTACTAATTGATGGAGGTTCACCGTTGTCGATCCTGTTACGATGACTTCTTCAGGTGATCCGCCCACAAGTGGAGCTAAGCTATTCCCTAATTGTTCCGATAAATAGAACCAAGGATGCTCCCCTTGAGTCCAACCATCAATACCAAAGTGCTTCCATGAATCTAGTAAGCTTAGCAACGTTTGTTCAGCTCGTTTTGATAAGAGCCCAAGCGAGTTTCCGTCAAAATAGATGCTTCCTTCTTTTACATAAAACTCATTCCGATAAGGGGCAAGCTCATCTTCTTGATCTAAACGAACCGCATACTCCTTATTGTAAGCGTTATCAATATTAGCCATAAAAAAACTCCTCCTAAAGTAGAGTAATGAATTAATTAAATTATATTGCAATAACTGACATCATGTCAATGACATTATGTCAGTTAGTTCTAGAATCATTGTATTCACAAGAATAACCTTGTAGAATAAGGACCATAGAGAAATCAAAGAGGTGTAGAAGGTGGCGAAAGAGAAGGAGAACTTAACGGCAAGAGAGCGTCAAGCGATACAAACGAGAAACAATCTTTTGAAGGCAGGAAAAGAAGTTTTTCTTGAAAATGGATTTCAAAAAGCTACGATATCTCAAATTATAAAACGAGCCAATACCGGATATGGGACAGCCTATGTCTATTTTAAAAATAAAGACGATCTCTTCATCGTCTTAATGGAAGAAGTCATGGACAAATTCTATCAAGTAGCGGAGCAATCATTTGAGCCAAAATCAAAAAAAGAAGCACAAGAACAAATTTCAAAACAAGTGCATCTGTTTCTCATGTTGGCAGTCGAAGAAAAAGCGATGATGAGCGTCGTTAAGGAAGCAATCGGGTTTTCTTCTGAAGTGGAACAAAGGTGGAATGTCATTCGTGAACGGTTTATTGAACGCATTTCAGTCGATGTCCGCTATTCGCAAGAACACGGGCTCGCCAATTCTTCTTTTCACCCTGCACTAGTTGCTCGTGGATGGTTCTACGCAAATGAAATGTTCATGTGGGACTGTGTGAAAGGGGACAACGACTTTTCGATTGAGGATGTAATTTTGAATTTGACGAAGTTGTATGTGGACGGGTTGTATTAGGAGATGAGTTAAATGATGAAAATAAATGTAGCGATGTATTTATTAATCGTTTTCCTCCTCGTTGGGTGT
Proteins encoded:
- a CDS encoding TetR/AcrR family transcriptional regulator, which gives rise to MAKEKENLTARERQAIQTRNNLLKAGKEVFLENGFQKATISQIIKRANTGYGTAYVYFKNKDDLFIVLMEEVMDKFYQVAEQSFEPKSKKEAQEQISKQVHLFLMLAVEEKAMMSVVKEAIGFSSEVEQRWNVIRERFIERISVDVRYSQEHGLANSSFHPALVARGWFYANEMFMWDCVKGDNDFSIEDVILNLTKLYVDGLY
- the kynU gene encoding kynureninase yields the protein MANIDNAYNKEYAVRLDQEDELAPYRNEFYVKEGSIYFDGNSLGLLSKRAEQTLLSLLDSWKHFGIDGWTQGEHPWFYLSEQLGNSLAPLVGGSPEEVIVTGSTTVNLHQLVSTFYQPDSKKTKILADELNFPSDIYALKSQLTLKGYDPSEHLVEVRSSDGHTLAEEDIINEMKEDIALIVLPSVLYRSGQILDMKRLTAEAHKRNILIGFDLCHSVGSIPHHLSDWDVDFAFWCNYKHLNGGPGGVGGLFVNKKHFGKHPGLAGWFSSRKDKQFDMDHTLTPAEDAGAFQVGTPHVLSLAPLIGSLSIFEEVGMEKIRVKSLKLTQYLMDLIEHELTDYGFAIQNPKEDHRRGGHVYLEHPEAARICKALKEEKIIPDYRTPNGIRLAPVALYNTFEEVWECVQMLKTIMKEERYKKFKNEREVVA